A portion of the Syntrophales bacterium genome contains these proteins:
- a CDS encoding metallophosphoesterase family protein, producing the protein MWIGILADSHGNEESTERAVKALLERGATCLIHLGDLCESMEGKLAEGMLALARRHGITVIKGNNDLAVERLLDENPSRSPEENASRDFLKNLPLRVAVDDLLFAHSMPDGTVRSVYDPIDDGGVDRAAEVFARTTFTALFCGHSHSPVLFRLKQGKVIREPVPPEEDLPFLPDERYIIVAGSVAEGECALLDTERRIYRRIPLS; encoded by the coding sequence ATGTGGATCGGAATCCTTGCAGACAGCCACGGCAACGAGGAGTCCACGGAGCGGGCCGTGAAGGCGCTCCTGGAGCGGGGCGCAACCTGCCTGATCCACCTGGGGGATCTCTGCGAATCCATGGAGGGAAAGCTGGCGGAGGGGATGCTTGCGCTGGCCCGGCGCCACGGAATCACGGTCATCAAGGGAAACAACGACCTGGCGGTGGAGAGGCTGCTGGACGAGAATCCGTCCCGCAGCCCGGAGGAGAACGCGTCAAGGGACTTCCTGAAAAACCTTCCCCTGCGGGTGGCCGTGGACGACCTGCTGTTCGCCCACTCCATGCCGGACGGAACGGTCCGCTCCGTTTACGACCCCATCGATGACGGCGGCGTGGACAGGGCGGCGGAGGTCTTCGCCCGAACAACCTTCACCGCCCTCTTCTGCGGCCATTCCCACAGTCCCGTTCTCTTTCGCCTGAAGCAGGGCAAGGTGATCCGGGAACCCGTCCCACCGGAGGAGGATCTTCCCTTCCTGCCGGATGAGCGCTACATCATCGTCGCCGGCTCCGTCGCCGAGGGGGAGTGCGCCCTGCTGGACACGGAGCGGCGCATCTACCGGAGAATCCCGCTCTCTTGA
- a CDS encoding biotin carboxylase N-terminal domain-containing protein, with product MFDKILVANRGEIAVRVLRTCREMGIRTVAVYTDDDAGSLHVRLADEVRRIESGGPGQGYLQMQEIVTIAKEARANAIHPGYGFLAENPQFVGLCEESGLSFIGPSCASMGNAKPKNKARSLMKMIGIPVVPGSEEAIRCTDGDDLDKAIETAEGIGYPVIVKPSGGGGGIGMRIARDREELLKCIRHACVRGTRAFGISSFYIEKFLPGVKHLEFQVLADRMGHVVNIGHRDCSIQRRFQKLIEETPCPALPCLLRTKMGVAAVEIAMALQSDSLMTVEFLYCQDTREFFFNEVNCRLQVEHGITELATGIDIVKEQIRIAAGESLPFSQEEIRSRQHAIECRITAEDPANRFLPSPGRVTRLHLPHGMGVRIDEGIVEGSEVSILYDPMLFKLLTWGRTRDEAVMRMKRALRETVVEGVRTTIPFHLNALESEKFIEGTYTTRFVKRLTA from the coding sequence TTGTTCGACAAGATCCTGGTTGCCAACAGAGGAGAGATCGCCGTGCGGGTCTTGAGAACCTGCCGGGAAATGGGGATACGGACGGTCGCCGTCTATACGGACGACGACGCAGGATCACTGCACGTCCGGCTGGCCGACGAGGTCCGCCGGATCGAATCGGGGGGCCCCGGCCAGGGGTACCTCCAGATGCAGGAGATCGTCACCATCGCAAAAGAAGCCCGAGCGAACGCGATCCATCCGGGATACGGCTTCCTGGCCGAAAACCCGCAGTTCGTCGGCCTGTGCGAGGAGAGCGGCCTGTCCTTCATCGGACCGTCCTGCGCCTCCATGGGGAACGCCAAGCCCAAGAACAAGGCGCGAAGCCTGATGAAGATGATCGGAATCCCCGTTGTCCCGGGCTCCGAGGAGGCCATCCGCTGCACCGATGGCGATGACCTGGACAAGGCCATCGAGACCGCCGAGGGGATCGGTTATCCCGTCATCGTCAAGCCTTCCGGCGGCGGCGGCGGAATCGGCATGCGGATCGCCAGGGACCGGGAAGAGCTTCTCAAGTGCATTCGTCATGCCTGTGTGCGGGGAACGCGGGCCTTCGGCATCTCTTCCTTCTACATCGAAAAGTTCCTCCCGGGAGTGAAACACCTGGAGTTCCAGGTCCTGGCCGACCGGATGGGACACGTCGTCAACATCGGCCACCGGGACTGCTCGATCCAGCGGAGATTCCAGAAGCTCATCGAGGAAACGCCCTGCCCGGCCCTTCCCTGCCTCCTTCGAACCAAGATGGGCGTCGCCGCCGTGGAGATCGCCATGGCCCTCCAAAGCGACAGCCTGATGACCGTCGAGTTTCTCTATTGCCAGGACACACGGGAATTCTTTTTCAACGAGGTCAACTGCCGCCTCCAGGTGGAGCACGGCATCACGGAACTGGCGACGGGCATCGACATCGTGAAGGAGCAGATCCGCATCGCCGCGGGCGAATCGCTGCCCTTCTCGCAGGAGGAAATCCGCTCCCGGCAGCACGCCATCGAATGCCGGATCACGGCGGAAGACCCGGCAAACCGTTTCCTCCCCAGTCCGGGACGTGTGACCCGCCTTCATCTCCCCCACGGGATGGGGGTCCGCATCGACGAAGGGATCGTAGAGGGATCGGAGGTGTCGATCCTCTATGACCCGATGCTGTTCAAGCTCCTGACATGGGGACGAACCCGCGACGAGGCGGTCATGCGCATGAAGCGCGCCCTCCGGGAAACCGTCGTCGAAGGCGTCCGCACGACGATTCCCTTCCACCTGAATGCCCTGGAAAGCGAAAAATTCATTGAAGGAACCTACACGACCCGGTTCGTGAAGCGCCTGACGGCATAG